A segment of the Halalkalicoccus subterraneus genome:
AGGTCGTGGAGGTGTTTGTTGAGCTTCTGCTGGCGTTCTGCGAGCTGACCACGGCCCACGTACTCCGCGCGGAAGTGTGCAGTCAGCGAGTCGACACAGACCAGCCGAACCGGCCACTCGCTCTCCTCGCTCTCGCCGGCGAGCTCCTTTGCCTTCTCTGCGAGCAGCATCTGGTGGTTTGAGTTGAACGCTTTCGCGACGTGGATCTTATCCAGTACGTCCTCGATGAGCGCGTCGAGTGCGGCCTCGTCGTTCGGCCCGCCCTCGATCTCGCGGTGTTCGAGCGTCGCCGCGATGACCTCGTCATCGAGCCCACGGACCATGTCGTCGATCCGCTCGGGTCGGAAGGTGTCCTCCGAATCGATGAAGATCGCGCTCCCCTCCAGTCCGCCCTGCTCGCGGGGGAGCTGGACGTTCACCGCGAGCTGATGGGTGACCTGGGACTTGCCGGCACCGAACTCGCCGTAGACTTCGGTGATC
Coding sequences within it:
- the radA gene encoding DNA repair and recombination protein RadA; the protein is MAADSDLEDLPGVGPATAEKLLDNGYDTYTSLAVASPAELSNTADVGESSAGDIIRAARNAADVGGFETGSTVLERRERIGKLEWLIPEVDEMLGGGVETQSITEVYGEFGAGKSQVTHQLAVNVQLPREQGGLEGSAIFIDSEDTFRPERIDDMVRGLDDEVIAATLEHREIEGGPNDEAALDALIEDVLDKIHVAKAFNSNHQMLLAEKAKELAGESEESEWPVRLVCVDSLTAHFRAEYVGRGQLAERQQKLNKHLHDL